Proteins from a genomic interval of Schistosoma mansoni, WGS project CABG00000000 data, chromosome 3 unplaced supercontig 0083, strain Puerto Rico, whole genome shotgun sequence:
- a CDS encoding amine GPCR, putative — protein sequence MLEMNLSTRMIQTNHSLFFSIHNKPLTHFTTEPVEIYLPSIIASTIFLITIAIIGIIGNSLVIWAFRKQVKQGIISGLFILLLACNDLFICLIVIPCTLYLDIWTGDTTDWICRIHLTMKGFVVPISACILMLIAMERFLLICFIPGIQMQCTQIVLSLAIILWIGLLCAIPMGLHVRAIDVFKERDELLDLNTLKYGLSTLENDEWLNQLRVSKRCDKDDTYINDQLYWYHQICVLLLFLVLFLGTAGVYALIFLFVWSMNHLCMRNMVIQKGNWVRIHATPNSSTDMNVTKWNSIKKRISFRKKLKESNSLQNEKEDKQNSNIFEHDEKQQLELQNGQQHRQSCYEQGSNLSQPQSNLQQHTLGIHPTLTDMTTSISFVTSNLDRISCVCLCERNDNTEFIQTSQCSIPKDQEFHDRNGGKDNEQSHCMTHLTSLKLPDNEKNQCTIEINNPQLSRIEWSAANLERRRKPHVRTAQTLALVAANFIISYTPYLVYTTMPIRKRQLVLLKDKPHWTIQVRRVLFYMYFINSALNPIIYSCMNRHFRLCIIKFYTDLKMKFKRQTSKVNNTHHELVSLPLSHKPG from the exons ATGTTAGAAATGAATTTATCAACTAGAATGATACAAACTaatcattcattgtttttttctataCACAATAAACCTTTAACACATTTTACCACTGAACCAGTTGAGATTTATTTACCAAGTATTATTGCTTCTACAATCTTTCTTATAACTATTGCTATAATTGGAATCATAGGGAATAGTCTTGTTATATGGGCATTTAGAAAACAAGTTAAACAAGGTATTATTTCTGGTTTATTTATACTATTGCTAGCTtgtaatgatttatttatttgtcttaTTGTAATCCCATGTACATTATATTTAGATATATGGACAGGTGATACAACTGATTGGATATGTCGTATACATTTAACAATGAAAGGATTTGTTGTACCTATTTCAGCATGTATATTAATGTTAATAGCAATGGAAagatttttattaatttgttttatacCTGGTATACAAATGCAATGTACACAGATTGTATTATCATTAGCCATTATATTATGGATTGGTTTATTATGTGCTATCCCAATGGGATTACATGTACGTGCTATTGATGTGTTTAAAGAACGTGATGAATTATTAGATTTAAATACACTGAAGTATGGATTATCAACCTTGGAAAATGATGAATGGCTTAATCAATTACGTGTATCCAAACGATGCGATAAAGATGATACATACATTAATGATCAATTATATTGGTATCATCAAATATGTGTACTCTTATTATTTTTAGTATTATTTCTTGGAACAGCTGGTGTATATGCTTTAATATTTCTATTTGTTTGGAGCATGAATCATTTATGTATGAGAAATATGGTAATTCAAAAA GGTAATTGGGTACGTATTCATGCTACACCGAATTCTTCAACTGATATGAATGTTACCAAATGGAATTCTATTAAAAAACGAATATCATTTCGTAAAAAGTTGAAAGAATCAAATAGTTTACAaaatgaaaaagaagataaacaAAACTCTAATATCTTTGAACATGATGAAAAACAACAATTGGAACTTCAGAATGGTCAACAACATCGACAGAGTTGCTATGAACAAGGGTCCAATTTATCACAACCTCAATCAAATCTACAACAACATACATTGGGAATTCATCCAACACTAACAGATATGACAACATCGATAAGTTTTGTCACGTCTAATTTAGATAGAATAAGTTGTGTATGCTTATGTGAAAGAAATGATAACACTGAATTTATTCAAACTAGTCAGTGTTCAATTCCTAAAGATCAAGAGTTCCATGATCGTAATGGTGGTAAAGACAATGAACAGTCACATTGTATGACACATTTGACTAGTTTAAAGCTACCTGACAATGAGAAAAACCAATGTACTATAGAAATAAATAATCCTCAATTATCAAGAATTGAATGGTCAGCAGCTAATTTAGAACGTAGACGTAAACCACATGTACGTACAGCTCAAACATTAGCATTAGTTGCAGCTAATTTCATTATATCTTATACACCATATCTTGTTTATACAACAATGCCAATACGAAAAAGACAATTGGTACTTTTAAAAGATAAACCACATTGGACTATTCAAGTAAGACGTGTATTATTTTACATGTATTTCATTAATTCTGCATTGAATCCAATCATATATTCATGTATGAATAGACATTTTCGTCTATGTATAATAAAGTTTTATACAGATTTAAAGATGAAATTTAAAAGACAAACATCAAAAGTGAATAATACTCATCATGAATTGGTTAGTTTACCATTATCACATAAACCCGGTtaa